A genomic stretch from Candidatus Poribacteria bacterium includes:
- a CDS encoding DUF362 domain-containing protein, producing the protein MKPYDKVTANIIADSQEAEQHRDALDRRQFLTRLAAGVGGIGGALSTLPAFAQLSSGQLQPDATQTGPLTPVIEAIGKKVWDGDRLDEDAVSELMDQAMMKLTGRASAKEAWRDIVLPDDIVGIKINPLGGPELSTHSIIVDKIVEGVYGAGVLKKQIVIWDRFEDHLLNAGYPIRQEDGEVRTIASDTEGIGYDDEVFYESEKDSVTRRENESTRSRYSRIVTQEVDVLINVPVLKHHAMAGVSGCLKNLAFGSVDNTRRFHGKPIYCNPAIGEILEHKVLKEKLVLNIVDGLVASFDKGPTYHAESAWKYGGLFISTDPVILDVLVLQTINQKREEMELDSVSKLANHVNTASGLGLGTNTLDQVDLQKVEV; encoded by the coding sequence ATGAAACCTTACGACAAGGTCACGGCGAACATTATTGCTGATAGCCAAGAGGCTGAACAACATCGAGACGCACTTGACCGCCGACAGTTCTTAACTCGGCTTGCTGCCGGTGTCGGCGGAATCGGTGGCGCGCTTAGCACACTTCCAGCATTTGCGCAGCTGAGTAGTGGGCAATTACAGCCCGATGCTACGCAGACAGGACCCCTTACGCCTGTTATTGAGGCGATCGGTAAGAAAGTCTGGGATGGCGATCGCCTCGATGAAGATGCGGTTAGTGAACTGATGGATCAGGCGATGATGAAGTTGACTGGACGCGCCTCTGCGAAAGAGGCGTGGCGCGATATTGTGCTGCCCGATGATATTGTCGGTATAAAAATTAACCCCCTCGGTGGACCGGAACTCAGCACACATTCTATCATCGTTGATAAGATCGTTGAAGGGGTATACGGAGCGGGTGTCCTCAAAAAGCAAATTGTTATCTGGGACCGCTTTGAAGACCACCTCCTGAACGCTGGGTACCCGATCAGGCAGGAGGATGGCGAGGTGCGAACCATCGCCTCTGACACAGAGGGGATCGGGTATGACGACGAAGTGTTTTATGAAAGCGAGAAGGATAGTGTCACCCGTCGAGAAAACGAAAGCACCCGTTCCCGGTATTCTCGGATCGTCACGCAAGAGGTTGATGTGCTAATTAACGTCCCCGTCTTGAAGCATCATGCGATGGCGGGTGTGAGTGGATGTTTAAAGAATCTCGCGTTCGGAAGCGTGGACAACACACGCCGGTTCCATGGGAAACCGATCTATTGTAATCCCGCTATCGGCGAGATTCTTGAACATAAAGTACTGAAGGAGAAGCTCGTACTCAATATCGTTGATGGATTAGTCGCATCGTTCGACAAGGGACCGACATATCACGCTGAGAGCGCATGGAAATACGGTGGTCTCTTTATCAGTACTGATCCGGTTATCCTCGATGTCTTGGTCCTTCAAACGATCAACCAGAAACGCGAGGAGATGGAATTGGATTCTGTTTCTAAACTCGCGAACCATGTCAACACAGCAAGTGGTCTCGGTTTAGGTACGAATACGTTAGATCAAGTGGATCTTCAGAAAGTTGAGGTGTGA